AAAGAAACCTCCCCTTCCGATACGATTTGCAACATTCGTAGCAGGTCTGCCTCCAAAAACCGTTCGGCCTCCCGCTGATACCGTTGTTGTACGGCTTCAGCAGCCTCGATCAATCCGCCCGATTTTGTGGCTTGTGCGACCAAGAGATTGCGCATATGTGTCGAAAGGCCACCCACAAATTCCAAATAATCCGCACCAGAAGTAACCAATTGGTGAACAAAATCAAAAACAGGTGCAGTTTCGCGGGTATGAACCATATCCGTAACAGAGAAATATAGGTCGGTGGCAATCACTCCAAGGGCTTTCGCCAGTTCCGAATATTTCAGGTCTGTTCCGCAAAGTGCTATTGCCTGATCAAATGACGAGAGTGCATCGCGAAGCGCCCCGTCCCCTTTTTGGGCAATCAGCACCAACGACTCCTCATCCGCCGAGAACCCTTCAATCTGGCAGATTTCCTTTAGTCGCCCTACAATATCGGCTACGGGAATACGCTTAAAGTCGAAACGTTGACACCGAGATAAAATGGTGGGTAAGACTTTGTGCGGTTCGGTGGTTGCAAAGATAAATAGGGCATGAGGTGGCGGCTCTTCCAAAGTCTTGAGCAAGGCATTAAAGGCCGCATTGGAGAGCATATGCACCTCGTCTATGATGTAAACCTTTTTGCGTGCTCCTTGCGGCGGAATGATCACTTTATCGCGCAACGCCCGAATATCATCCACCGAGTTGTTGGAGGCGGCGTCTATTTCGATGATGTTCAGGCTGCGCCCTTCCTCAAAACTCCGGCAGGACTCGCAATTTCGGCAAGCCTCGCCACGGTCGCGCTGTGTGAGCAAGGTGGTACAGTTGATGGCCTTGGCCAAAAGTCTGGCTCCGGTTGTTTTCCCTACACCGCGTGGTCCACTAAAGAGATAAGCATGTGCCAAGCGTCCTGACTGGATGGCATTCCGTAGGGTCTCGGAAACATGTGCTTGGGAGACCAAGTCGCCAAAGGTTTGCGGGCGATACTTTCGGGCCGTAACGATAAATTCTCTGGTGCTACTCATGGTTGCTCAAGGCGGAATGGTTGGTGAGGCGGTAAAATTACGCACGTTTCGGCTTAATCCCACATTTTGCACATAAGTTTTCTGAAAACGATCCGGTTTTAGTCTTGTCGCATCTTCAAACGGAGGTACTGTACCACCTTGGCCATTTCTTCCGGGGTTAGGCGTGGCCGCGTGGACGATTCGCCGGATTGCTGCGCCAGTAATTTCGGGTACCAATCCCCCGGCTCAGGTAAATCGCCTGTATGCCGAGGAATTAAGTGCAGGTGCATGTGTCCTACGGTTTGTCCAGCGGAAGCGCCATCCTGAATAGTCCAATCGCACCCATCTGCATGGAAACTCGCCGTGACAAAGGACGCCACCTTGCGTGCAAACTTCCAGAAATCGTCCCATTCCGCCTCGTACATTGCAGCTACCCGTTCCACATGCCGTCTAGGGACAATCAAAACATGTCCGGGCAAAATCGGCGATAGGTTATACAACGCCAATGAAGAGGGGTCTTCAGCAAATACGGCACTTGCCACTGATGGTGGACAAAATGGACAGCGGGTTTCTTTGGGCTGATTTTCATGCATAGGACACAAGTACATACAAAAACGGAGACCATAGGGCCTCCGTTTTGGGGATTCAACATTGTTTTAACGTTGCAGGGTATCCGGCGGTGCGGACAAGGTGTCTATAGCAGCGCGTTCCTGTTCTTCTTGATACCGTTTAGATTCCTCGAAGAGGTCTTTTAACTGCTTGGCACCCATTCTGTATTCCTCGTTTTGCAAGCCCAATTCACGCATCAAACGTTGGCCATATTGTGCCGCCTTCTCGAATTGCTCGCTGATCATATAGGTTCGCCAAATCTGCTCGGCATACAACTGCGCTTTTTCGACATCTGCCCCCGATTTATACTGCCGAATGGCCATATTTTCGGCGTTACGCATCATTTCATCGGCACGTTTTGTATCACCCAATTTCCGGTACGTTTCCGAGAACAGATAGGTAGAATAGAAATCTGGCGGGATCACTTTGGGATCTACTTGTTTGGCCAAACGCGCTACAACTTGCTCGGCTTCGGCTTTTCTGCCAGAGCGAATGAGTTGATCCGCCAACTGCAAGAAAAGAGTACGGTAGTTGTCCGTCATGCCGCGAATATTTTCATCGAAATAAATATTGGGATTGTTTAAGCCGGTAAAACGGAATTGTGCTGTCCGGCGTAGCATGAGGTCGGGTACTACGCGACCTTGAGACTCGTTATGTTTTATGGGGACAACCCGTGTTGCCAAACCTTCTAACTGCAAGTAGTCTTCCAGACTTACCAAGCCATCCGGCGCAACCGTCACCGCAAAATAAATGGGGCGCTTCCAACCTTGCTCGGCATTGGTTTTGATCACATCCAAAACGGCTTGGTCATTGGGATACAACAGGCTGATTTCCTCGGAGTATGGGTGCCCTTTTACTGTCCATGCCATTTGGGAAGGCGCTTGGAGGGAATCGGCCATGGCATGATGAAAAACACCACCCGGCTGAAAAACTGTTGGACTCATTGGAATGGAGACCTGTTGTCCTTTGCCTTCGATCGGCTGAATGTCTATCGCCTCAATCGCTGCATCGGTCATCGAAATGGGCAGCGGTGCGGCATTGTGAGACTTTTGGTTCTTGAGCTGCTTGATGTACCAAGAGGTTTGGAGGAGCGAGAGGTTTACAACTCGAACATCGCGACGGACGCCCTCTACTTCTTGTAAATACCAGAGCGGGAAAGTATCGTTATCCCCATTGGTAAAGATAATTGCGTCTTTCTCTAAGGAGTTTAACATGTTCCACGCATAGTCCCAAGCCACCCGTTCGCCTTTGCGGTTATGATCTGCGTAGTTTTCGACGAGCATATGTCCCGGAACGGCCACAAAGCAAGCCGCCAAAACAGCACCAGCAACTCCCGTTTTGGCAGGAGCGGCTAAATGCTTAAGGGCTTCTCCCACCAATTCTATGAGCGCCGTTGCACCAATTCCTATCCAGAACGCAAAGGCCCAGAAACTCGCCACATACGCATAATCACGCTCACGCGGCTGCATCGGGGTTTGATTGAGGTATAAGATAATCCCAATACCCGTTACAAAGAACAAAATCCCCAGCGCAAATGCCCTCCGCCAGTCTTTTTTGATATGCCACCCCATACCAATGAGGCCCAGCAATAACGGCAAAGCATAAAACGCATTATGCGATTTCTGTTCACTTGGCGTTTGCATACCCGCCAAAATATTCTCGTCAGGGAAAGCAATCCAAGGAGCGGCTTGATAATCGCCAGCCTTGCCCACAAAATTCCACAAGAAATAGCGAAGATACATGTGATTCACCTGATACCGCCAGAAGAAGTCCCAGTCAGAGTCGAACTGTGCATAAAAACGAACATGTTCTTGGCTTTGGTCTGACCATCGGCGGGGGAAAAGTTTATTCTTCTCGGGGTCTATGGTTCCGGTATTGTTGTCGTAAGAAGGACCTGCCAAAAGCGGCGTTTTTCCATATTGCTCCCGTTTCAGGTACGACACAATAGCATCTACTGTTTCGGGGTCGTTTTCATCAATCGGCGGATTTGCAGCACTTCTAATAAAGATCAAAGCATAGGTTGAATAGCCGATAATCACCAACAACAAGCCTATGCTAAACAGATTAAGTAATTGTTTTTTATTGATATGGGAATAATACACCAAAGCCGCAACCAAAATTGGGACAACCAGCATGACGAGAGAAGGAACGCCCGAACTTCCTGCGATGGATGGCAAGGTTTGGATAATACCCGGATAAATGATAAAGAAAATAACCGACGACAAAAGTCCGGTAAGGACAATGCCTTTAAAGCGCTGCCCGTTGGTAAAGTCCGGCTTATCGAACTTTTCGTAGAAAACCAAAAGACCCGTAAAAAAGATGGCCAAAAGGTTTAGGAGGTGTACCCCCGTTGCAAGACCAAAAAGATAGGCAATCAGCAAAAGCCAACGGGAAGAAACGCCACCCAGTTGACCGCCCAATTTTTGTTCATCACGACGCACCTGGTCCACCCATTTAAAGGTTAACCAAACCACAAGCGCCGTAAAAAACATAGAAATGGCATAGACCTCTGCCTCGACCGAGTTGAACCAGTGGGAGTCGGTAACGGTAAACGTAAGTGCGGCAATGAGACCGCCACCAATACCCGCAACAAGGTCTAAGCCCTGCCATTCCTCCAAACGGCCTTTCCACTCTTCCATCATCCGCGTCACAATCAGGTACGTCAGCAAGGTGGTTCCGGCGGAAGACAAGACCGAGATCAGGTTAACACTCCACGCAATTTGGGAGGTGGGCATAAACATGGAGAAAAGCCGACCAATGAGCATATAAAATGGTGCTCCGGGCGGGTGTGAGACCTGCAAGCCATGACCAATGGCAATAAATTCGCCACAGTCCCAGAAGGAGACCGTATCGGCCATGGTGAGGAAATAGACCACAAATGCGTATAAAAAGGAAAATCCGGCGGCAATCCGATGCATTAAACGGGCATTCATTCGGCTGGGGTTTCGGTTAAGGGATACTAATTTATTATAAACAATGTTTTTACAATGACTTCAAATGTATTTATGATGTCTTTGACGCAAGGCTTTTATTCATGGTGCCAACTTGCACGCGCATCATCAATCGCGCCTTTTAGTTTTTCGGCGGTTACTTCACCATAATTAAACGCATAAGCCAACTGCCCCGATCGGTTAAAGATCCATGTTGTGGGCGTCCAAGTTACAGGAAGCCCCAAGAAAATCCGACGACGATGGATGTATTCTTCGGAGTTGCCAAAGTCTGGTAAAACCTGTTCATTCACCGTTTCAGGAATAAGATAGCGGTTTAAGACGTCTCGGCCACTCTTGCCTTGGTTCCAAATGGTGACGAAGGTGAAGGTTACACGCTCGTCATTTTCAAAGGCGCGAACGGTTTCGTACCAACCCGATTTCAGCTCGGCAATGGAGTTTCCACACCACGGCGCCCAGAAATGCACCACATGGATGCCCTCTTTTTGAATGCGATCCTTCACAAAAACCTCGGCGGGGGTAAGGTTTTCATTGGGCATTACAAAGCGTTTAACGGGTGCTTTTTCGGGCAAGGGTTTTGGCGAACAACCCAGAATCCCCAAAAAAATGAAGCAACTCAACAAAATTAGGCGCATGGGTTCTTGTTTTGACACAAAGCCCAAAAGATACGGGAAAATTGGCCAATATTAACAAAGGTCAAATAAAGTTTACCGTAACCTTAGAAGGCTGTTCCGGGCGCATGAAAGGCACATTTAAAATAGGCCGCCACCGTTTGCGCGTGATCCGAAAACGTGGCACGGGTTCCGATGTCCCGCACCACTGGGCCGCCAAACAGCAAAAGCGGTACATACTCGCGGCTATGATCGGTACTGGGCGTGGCGGGGTCGTTTCCATGATCGGCGGTGATGCACAAACGCGCCTCCTCTGGCAAGACAGCACGGATTTCTGGCAGGGCGGCATCGAATGCTTCTAAAGCTGCTGCAAAGCCTTTCACATCGTTCCGATGGCCGTATTCTTGATCAAAATCCACCAGATTCGTCCAAATAAATGCCTTTTGACCACTTTTTTGGACTTCCAGAATGGCCTCAATGGTGCGGTTAATGCCCTCTGCATTGGATTTGGTTTTACGGATGTCATCGAAACCCACATTCCCGAACAAGTCCCCAATTTTCCCAATGGCCATTGTACGGATGCCCTGTTTTTGTAAGGCTTCTTGGAGCGTGGTGTGTGTTGGTAAATAGGAAAAATCTTTTCGTAGCCCCGAAAGTCGTTTAAACGCCCCCGGCGTTCCCGTAAAAGGACGGGCGATAACGCGCCCTACGGCATGTGGCCCAACACAAACTTGGTTGCGGGCTATCTCACAAAGGCGGTACAATTCCTCGATCGGTACACAATCTGTATGTACGGCAATCTGGAAAACACTGTCTGCGGAGGTGTAAAGAATGGGTTTTCCCGTCGCCATGTGCATTGCACCAAATTCTTCAATCACGGCAGTTCCAGAGGCCACACAGTTTCCCAAGACCCCCGGCAATCCGCAGCGCGATACCCACTCCGTTACCACATCCTCCGGAAAACCTTTTGGATACGTCGGGAAGGGTGTCTCTAAAGGCAGACCCGCCAATTCCCAGTGCCCCGTTGTGCTATCTTTTCCGGCAGAAGCCTCTTGCATTTTGCCAAAAACCGCTTGTGGACTCGCAACAGCCGGTACACCCACTAAAGGGGCAATATTTCCCAAGCCGGCTACTGTCAGGTTGGGCAAGGCTGGACGTGCCAAAGAACAAACATGGCCCAATGTATCCGAAC
The Rhodothermia bacterium DNA segment above includes these coding regions:
- the dnaX gene encoding DNA polymerase III subunit gamma/tau — protein: MSSTREFIVTARKYRPQTFGDLVSQAHVSETLRNAIQSGRLAHAYLFSGPRGVGKTTGARLLAKAINCTTLLTQRDRGEACRNCESCRSFEEGRSLNIIEIDAASNNSVDDIRALRDKVIIPPQGARKKVYIIDEVHMLSNAAFNALLKTLEEPPPHALFIFATTEPHKVLPTILSRCQRFDFKRIPVADIVGRLKEICQIEGFSADEESLVLIAQKGDGALRDALSSFDQAIALCGTDLKYSELAKALGVIATDLYFSVTDMVHTRETAPVFDFVHQLVTSGADYLEFVGGLSTHMRNLLVAQATKSGGLIEAAEAVQQRYQREAERFLEADLLRMLQIVSEGEVSLKTSAQPRLRLEMMLLKLVTMPTAVDLGQLLRHLDRLEASIKSGNIPPTAPVSQVPPTQSSPQRHGSGSIQTASSYGSIKAPLRAVEAVSTSVAEPKPPLLTPSKEKTQDPTRSITSYEALFGKPAFAGNKPTNKASASGPQKIEVQVQVHKTTTEENYNRVFFEANKHWADFLMRIKRERIAVFGMLKHTRLDRAERSMLLIAVPDTMHVEMLGQQREWLAAELAAVAGFSHPPNLGFFVQAVTVSDAASHADAENADPYQQLQKLSQTNATVRALLDQFGAEIVW
- a CDS encoding HIT family protein, whose product is MHENQPKETRCPFCPPSVASAVFAEDPSSLALYNLSPILPGHVLIVPRRHVERVAAMYEAEWDDFWKFARKVASFVTASFHADGCDWTIQDGASAGQTVGHMHLHLIPRHTGDLPEPGDWYPKLLAQQSGESSTRPRLTPEEMAKVVQYLRLKMRQD
- a CDS encoding DUF2723 domain-containing protein codes for the protein MNARLMHRIAAGFSFLYAFVVYFLTMADTVSFWDCGEFIAIGHGLQVSHPPGAPFYMLIGRLFSMFMPTSQIAWSVNLISVLSSAGTTLLTYLIVTRMMEEWKGRLEEWQGLDLVAGIGGGLIAALTFTVTDSHWFNSVEAEVYAISMFFTALVVWLTFKWVDQVRRDEQKLGGQLGGVSSRWLLLIAYLFGLATGVHLLNLLAIFFTGLLVFYEKFDKPDFTNGQRFKGIVLTGLLSSVIFFIIYPGIIQTLPSIAGSSGVPSLVMLVVPILVAALVYYSHINKKQLLNLFSIGLLLVIIGYSTYALIFIRSAANPPIDENDPETVDAIVSYLKREQYGKTPLLAGPSYDNNTGTIDPEKNKLFPRRWSDQSQEHVRFYAQFDSDWDFFWRYQVNHMYLRYFLWNFVGKAGDYQAAPWIAFPDENILAGMQTPSEQKSHNAFYALPLLLGLIGMGWHIKKDWRRAFALGILFFVTGIGIILYLNQTPMQPRERDYAYVASFWAFAFWIGIGATALIELVGEALKHLAAPAKTGVAGAVLAACFVAVPGHMLVENYADHNRKGERVAWDYAWNMLNSLEKDAIIFTNGDNDTFPLWYLQEVEGVRRDVRVVNLSLLQTSWYIKQLKNQKSHNAAPLPISMTDAAIEAIDIQPIEGKGQQVSIPMSPTVFQPGGVFHHAMADSLQAPSQMAWTVKGHPYSEEISLLYPNDQAVLDVIKTNAEQGWKRPIYFAVTVAPDGLVSLEDYLQLEGLATRVVPIKHNESQGRVVPDLMLRRTAQFRFTGLNNPNIYFDENIRGMTDNYRTLFLQLADQLIRSGRKAEAEQVVARLAKQVDPKVIPPDFYSTYLFSETYRKLGDTKRADEMMRNAENMAIRQYKSGADVEKAQLYAEQIWRTYMISEQFEKAAQYGQRLMRELGLQNEEYRMGAKQLKDLFEESKRYQEEQERAAIDTLSAPPDTLQR
- a CDS encoding thioredoxin, with protein sequence MRLILLSCFIFLGILGCSPKPLPEKAPVKRFVMPNENLTPAEVFVKDRIQKEGIHVVHFWAPWCGNSIAELKSGWYETVRAFENDERVTFTFVTIWNQGKSGRDVLNRYLIPETVNEQVLPDFGNSEEYIHRRRIFLGLPVTWTPTTWIFNRSGQLAYAFNYGEVTAEKLKGAIDDARASWHHE
- a CDS encoding phosphopentomutase; translation: MSVWVTIVLDGVGIGEAPDAHVYGDEGSDTLGHVCSLARPALPNLTVAGLGNIAPLVGVPAVASPQAVFGKMQEASAGKDSTTGHWELAGLPLETPFPTYPKGFPEDVVTEWVSRCGLPGVLGNCVASGTAVIEEFGAMHMATGKPILYTSADSVFQIAVHTDCVPIEELYRLCEIARNQVCVGPHAVGRVIARPFTGTPGAFKRLSGLRKDFSYLPTHTTLQEALQKQGIRTMAIGKIGDLFGNVGFDDIRKTKSNAEGINRTIEAILEVQKSGQKAFIWTNLVDFDQEYGHRNDVKGFAAALEAFDAALPEIRAVLPEEARLCITADHGNDPATPSTDHSREYVPLLLFGGPVVRDIGTRATFSDHAQTVAAYFKCAFHAPGTAF